One stretch of Procambarus clarkii isolate CNS0578487 chromosome 35, FALCON_Pclarkii_2.0, whole genome shotgun sequence DNA includes these proteins:
- the LOC138371386 gene encoding zinc finger protein 665-like, producing the protein MKTHQCPQCRKVFTRPGSVKRHMLVHSGDKPYECPECGKKFSLRQSMTTHMLVHSGDKPHECPECGKRFSQHGHMKTHRMVHSDERPFQCAECGKKFKERGNIIQHMLVHSGNKPHECPECGKRFSHRGSMKTHRMVHADERPFQCAECGKKFRGRGTIIRHMLVHSGDKPHECPECGKRFRLLGSMKTHMLVHSGDKPHECPECGKRFSQRRNMTTHMLVHSGDKPHECPECGKRFSKRGNMTTHMLVHSGDKPHECPECGKRFSERGNMKTHMLVHSGDKPHECPECGKRFSQHGRMKTHRMVHAYKRPFQCAECGKKFRERGIIIRHMLVHSGDKPHECPECGKRFSRLGSMKTHMLVHSGDKPHECPECGKRFSRLSDMKKHKMIHADNRLNT; encoded by the coding sequence atgaagactcaccagtgtccacagtgtcggaaggtattcacccgtcctggaagtgtgaagcgtcacatgttagtgcattcaggagacaaaccttatgagtgtccagagtgtgggaagaaattcagtctacGTCAAAGTATGAcgactcatatgttagtgcattcaggtgacaaacctcacgagtgtccagagtgtgggaagagattcagtcagcatggacatatgaagactcacaggatggtacattcggatgagagaccttttcaatgtgctgagtgtggcaaaaaatttaaagaacgtggaaatataatacagcacatgttagtacattcaggtaacaaacctcatgagtgtccagagtgtgggaagagattcagtcatcgtggaagtatgaagactcacaggatggtgcatgcggatgagagaccttttcaatgtgccgagtgtggcaaaaaatttagaggacgtggaactataataaggcacatgttagtgcattcaggtgacaagcctcacgagtgtccagagtgtgggaagagattcaggcttcttggaagtatgaagactcacatgttagtgcattcaggtgacaagcctcacgagtgtccagagtgtgggaagagattcagtcaacgtagaaatatgacgactcacatgttagtacattcaggtgacaagcctcacgagtgtccagagtgtgggaagagattcagtaaacgtggaaatatgacgactcacatgttagtgcattcaggtgataagcctcacgagtgtccagagtgtgggaaaagattcagtgagcgtggaaatatgaagactcacatgttagtgcattcaggtgataagcctcacgagtgtcccgagtgtgggaagagattcagtcagcatggacgtatgaagactcacaggatggtgcatgcgtataagagaccttttcaatgtgctgagtgtggcaaaaaatttagagaacgtggaataataataaggcatatgttagtgcattcaggtgacaagcctcacgagtgtccagagtgtgggaagagattcagtcgtcttggaagtatgaagacacacatgttagtgcattcaggtgacaagcctcacgagtgtccagagtgtgggaagagattcagtcgtcttagtgatatgaagaagcacaaaatgatacatgcagataataggctaaacacttaa